In Candidatus Pelagibacter sp. HIMB1321, a single genomic region encodes these proteins:
- the rpsU gene encoding 30S ribosomal protein S21 → MKIEVKDNNIEQALRVLKRKLQRDGFFKVIKLKNTYEKPSEKKKRILQENIKRVKKLNKLKNRI, encoded by the coding sequence ATTAAAATAGAAGTTAAAGATAATAATATTGAACAAGCTCTTAGAGTTTTAAAAAGAAAACTTCAAAGAGATGGTTTTTTTAAAGTAATAAAACTAAAGAATACTTACGAAAAACCTTCTGAGAAGAAAAAAAGAATTCTTCAAGAAAATATTAAAAGAGTTAAAAAACTTAATAAACTTAAAAATAGAATTTAA
- a CDS encoding transaldolase family protein codes for MNTKIFCDIADLSSIKKFNKKNIVKGFTTNPSLMRKAGAQDYKSYSKQILKLCPKKPISFEVFADDQKSMIDQGKKINTWGKNIYVKVPVVNSKNKFMGSVIKELNNQNIKLNITAVYSAKQTDKILKVINKKTKVIISVFAGRAGDAGKDPVPEFVKSIKLAKKFKNVEILWASVREPYNYLQAKKLGCHIITIPPSIIEKIEKFGKSFDQLTKETVKAFLIDSKKSKFKI; via the coding sequence ATGAACACCAAAATCTTTTGTGATATTGCAGATCTATCATCAATAAAAAAATTTAATAAAAAAAATATTGTAAAAGGCTTTACAACGAACCCAAGCTTGATGAGAAAAGCTGGTGCACAAGATTACAAATCTTATTCAAAGCAAATATTAAAACTTTGTCCAAAAAAACCTATTTCCTTTGAAGTTTTTGCTGATGATCAAAAATCTATGATTGATCAAGGAAAAAAAATCAACACATGGGGTAAAAATATCTATGTAAAAGTTCCAGTTGTAAATTCAAAAAATAAATTTATGGGCAGTGTTATAAAAGAATTAAATAATCAAAATATTAAACTCAACATAACGGCTGTTTATAGTGCAAAACAAACCGATAAAATATTAAAAGTTATTAATAAAAAAACAAAAGTAATCATTTCAGTTTTTGCAGGAAGAGCAGGTGATGCTGGTAAAGACCCAGTTCCTGAATTTGTAAAAAGTATTAAATTAGCCAAAAAATTTAAAAATGTTGAGATTTTATGGGCAAGTGTGAGAGAACCATATAATTATTTGCAGGCAAAAAAATTAGGTTGTCATATAATTACAATTCCACCTTCAATTATTGAAAAAATTGAAAAGTTTGGAAAATCTTTTGACCAATTAACAAAAGAAACTGTCAAAGCTTTTTTAATTGATAGTAAAAAATCTAAATTTAAAATTTAA
- a CDS encoding NAD(P)(+) transhydrogenase (Re/Si-specific) subunit beta, with amino-acid sequence MSANLSAILYLISGVLFILALRGLSSPETSRQGNLFGIIGMVIAVSVTFLSVGNFSSGFIYVLIFLAIGGSIGAFIAYRIPMTAMPELVAGFHSLVGLAAVFVAISAFINPEAFGLGTPGNIKLASLIEMAIGAAVGAITFSGSVIAFLKLQGIMSGAPITFKGQHALNALILTSIVILTFYLCSTQSANLFWILIAVSFLIGFLIIIPIGGADMPVVISMLNSYSGWAAAGIGFTLENTALIITGALVGSSGAILSYIMCKGMNRSFFNVILGGFGATEQSAGDKNKEQRPVKSGNADDAAFLMKNASSVIIVPGYGMAVAQAQHALREMVDTLKKNDIKVSYAIHPVAGRMPGHMNVLLAEANVPYDEVFELEEINNDFANADVAFVIGANDVTNPVAKTDPQSPIYGMPVLDVEKCKSVLFVKRSLSPGYAGIDNDLFYKENTLMLFADAKKMTEDITKNL; translated from the coding sequence ATGTCTGCAAATCTTTCAGCAATTTTATACCTTATATCAGGTGTATTATTTATCTTAGCCTTAAGAGGATTGTCATCTCCAGAAACTTCAAGACAGGGAAATTTATTTGGAATTATTGGAATGGTGATAGCAGTATCAGTTACTTTCTTATCTGTTGGTAATTTTTCATCTGGATTTATTTATGTATTAATATTTTTAGCAATCGGTGGAAGTATAGGAGCTTTTATTGCATACCGAATTCCAATGACTGCAATGCCAGAATTAGTTGCTGGTTTTCATAGTTTAGTTGGATTAGCTGCTGTATTTGTTGCAATCTCTGCATTTATTAATCCTGAGGCTTTTGGACTTGGAACACCAGGCAATATAAAACTTGCAAGTTTAATTGAAATGGCAATTGGTGCTGCTGTTGGTGCAATTACTTTTTCAGGTTCTGTTATTGCTTTTTTAAAGCTTCAAGGAATAATGTCTGGTGCACCAATAACCTTTAAAGGCCAGCATGCATTAAATGCATTAATTTTAACATCAATTGTAATTCTAACGTTTTATCTTTGTTCAACTCAATCTGCTAATTTGTTTTGGATATTAATTGCAGTTTCTTTTTTAATTGGGTTTTTAATTATTATTCCAATTGGAGGAGCAGATATGCCAGTTGTGATTTCAATGTTAAATTCTTATTCTGGTTGGGCAGCGGCTGGAATTGGTTTTACTCTAGAAAATACAGCTTTAATTATTACAGGTGCTTTAGTTGGATCTTCTGGAGCAATTTTATCATATATAATGTGTAAAGGGATGAACAGATCATTCTTTAATGTTATTTTAGGAGGCTTTGGTGCAACAGAACAATCAGCAGGAGATAAAAATAAAGAACAAAGACCTGTTAAAAGTGGAAATGCAGATGATGCAGCTTTCTTAATGAAAAATGCTTCTTCAGTTATAATTGTGCCAGGTTATGGAATGGCAGTAGCACAAGCACAACATGCTCTAAGAGAGATGGTAGATACATTGAAGAAGAATGATATCAAAGTTTCTTATGCAATTCACCCAGTTGCAGGACGAATGCCAGGACATATGAACGTATTATTAGCTGAGGCTAATGTTCCATATGATGAAGTTTTTGAGCTTGAGGAGATTAATAATGATTTTGCAAATGCTGATGTTGCTTTTGTAATTGGAGCAAATGATGTAACAAATCCTGTTGCAAAAACAGATCCTCAGAGTCCTATATATGGCATGCCAGTTCTTGATGTAGAAAAATGCAAGTCAGTGTTATTTGTTAAAAGGAGCTTATCTCCTGGATATGCTGGAATAGATAATGATCTTTTTTATAAAGAAAATACTTTGATGTTGTTTGCTGATGCAAAAAAAATGACAGAAGATATCACTAAAAACTTATAG
- a CDS encoding proton-translocating transhydrogenase family protein, with product MEIDPFIFRLSIFILSIFVGYYVVWSVTPSLHTPLMSVTNAISSVIIVGAIIAALSGGEGVIFSSSSIFGFLAIVLAAVNIFGGFLVTQRMLAMYKKKKKDK from the coding sequence ATGGAAATAGATCCTTTTATATTCAGACTAAGTATATTTATCTTGTCAATATTTGTTGGTTATTATGTTGTGTGGAGCGTAACACCTTCATTACATACACCTTTGATGTCTGTTACTAATGCAATTTCGTCAGTAATTATTGTGGGAGCAATTATTGCAGCTTTATCCGGTGGAGAAGGAGTTATTTTTTCTTCATCTAGTATTTTTGGATTTTTAGCAATTGTTCTTGCAGCAGTTAATATTTTTGGTGGATTTTTAGTCACTCAAAGAATGCTAGCAATGTACAAAAAAAAGAAAAAGGATAAATAA
- a CDS encoding NAD(P) transhydrogenase subunit alpha has protein sequence MNLTSISENKVREKRIAITPEIAKKYLNLGFNLSLPNDYGTHLGFCDDQYKSLGVNFLENEEELIKKSDIIIQLGLLDDDKIKILKENQTLIGSLNAFSNREKLANLKSKKINSFSLELLPRITRAQSMDILSSQANLAGYKAVIEAFQIYERAIPMMMTAAGTIPAAKVLVVGAGVAGLQAIATAKRMGAVVFATDVRMASKEQVESLGGKFLTVEGAENLETEGGYAKEASDDFKKKQEELLTETLKKIDIIICTALIPGKEAPKIIKEEMFKNLQPGSVIYDLAAIQGGNTAFTKVDEIVEKNGVKILGEANILNKLPVSSSNLYAKNIFNFISNLYDKENKRLNINLEDEIIDKTLIK, from the coding sequence ATGAATTTAACTTCAATTTCGGAGAATAAAGTTAGAGAAAAACGAATAGCAATTACACCTGAGATTGCAAAAAAATATCTTAACCTAGGATTTAACTTATCTTTACCTAATGATTATGGAACTCATTTAGGTTTTTGTGATGATCAATATAAAAGCTTAGGAGTAAATTTTCTAGAAAATGAAGAAGAGTTAATAAAAAAATCTGATATTATTATTCAGTTAGGCTTGTTAGATGATGATAAAATAAAAATACTAAAAGAAAATCAAACTTTAATTGGCTCTTTAAATGCTTTTTCAAATAGAGAAAAACTTGCAAACTTAAAATCAAAAAAAATTAATAGTTTTTCTCTAGAGTTACTCCCAAGAATTACTAGAGCACAATCAATGGACATCTTGTCATCCCAAGCAAACTTAGCTGGTTATAAAGCAGTGATAGAAGCTTTTCAAATTTATGAAAGAGCAATTCCAATGATGATGACAGCAGCAGGTACCATCCCTGCAGCTAAAGTGTTAGTGGTTGGTGCTGGAGTTGCAGGATTACAAGCTATTGCAACTGCTAAAAGAATGGGGGCAGTAGTATTTGCAACAGATGTTAGAATGGCCTCAAAAGAGCAAGTTGAAAGTTTAGGCGGTAAATTTTTAACTGTTGAAGGTGCTGAAAATTTAGAAACAGAAGGTGGTTATGCAAAAGAAGCATCTGACGATTTTAAAAAAAAACAGGAGGAATTACTAACTGAGACTTTAAAAAAAATTGATATTATTATTTGCACAGCCTTAATTCCGGGTAAAGAGGCACCAAAAATTATAAAAGAAGAGATGTTTAAAAATCTTCAACCAGGCTCGGTTATTTACGATTTAGCAGCTATTCAAGGCGGAAACACTGCATTTACAAAAGTAGATGAGATTGTTGAAAAAAACGGAGTTAAAATTTTAGGAGAGGCAAATATTTTAAATAAACTCCCAGTATCATCTTCTAATTTGTACGCTAAAAATATTTTTAATTTTATCTCTAATTTATATGATAAAGAAAATAAAAGATTAAATATTAATTTGGAAGATGAAATAATTGACAAAACTTTAATAAAATAA
- a CDS encoding aa3-type cytochrome c oxidase subunit IV gives MNNENHKNTWNNFTKFVLWGTIVVVLVLVLMATFLL, from the coding sequence ATGAATAATGAAAACCATAAAAATACCTGGAACAATTTTACAAAATTTGTCTTGTGGGGAACAATTGTTGTAGTTTTAGTTTTAGTATTAATGGCAACATTTTTACTATAA
- the ykgO gene encoding type B 50S ribosomal protein L36 — protein sequence MKIKSSLKSIKKRDLNSKLVRRRGRVYIINKTNPKFKARQK from the coding sequence ATGAAAATTAAAAGCTCATTAAAGTCGATAAAAAAAAGAGATCTAAACTCAAAACTTGTAAGACGAAGAGGGAGAGTTTACATTATAAACAAAACTAACCCAAAATTTAAAGCAAGACAGAAGTAG
- a CDS encoding NAD-dependent epimerase/dehydratase family protein yields the protein MKNLIVITGGAGFVGSNLIEFLIKKTKYKILSLDNYSSGTRKNHINNSRVKYLKGNTSDINNLLSKYRKRIKSLFHFGEFARIYQSFGKFDECYQSNSIGSKAVFKFCLDNKIKLIYSATSASLGNKGNDKNLSPYAFTKSKNLELLDNLKKWFNFKFEVIFFYNVYGPRQIRVGDMATVIGIFENQYLNKKPLSIVRPGTQGRRFTHIQDTIKICYTAFKANKCKYYSISNNKSYSIIQVAKMFNSKITYLKARSGERYASALTKISHNNRIIQKFGKIQLKDYISSFINSH from the coding sequence ATGAAAAATCTCATTGTTATAACTGGTGGTGCAGGTTTTGTTGGATCAAATCTTATTGAATTTTTAATTAAAAAAACAAAATATAAAATTTTAAGTTTAGACAACTATTCGTCTGGTACCAGAAAAAACCATATTAACAATAGCAGAGTAAAGTATTTAAAGGGAAATACATCTGACATTAATAACCTTTTAAGTAAATACAGAAAAAGAATTAAATCACTTTTTCATTTTGGAGAATTTGCAAGAATTTATCAAAGTTTTGGAAAATTTGATGAATGCTATCAATCTAATTCAATTGGATCTAAAGCTGTATTTAAATTCTGCCTAGATAACAAAATTAAACTAATCTATTCAGCAACATCAGCATCTTTAGGTAACAAAGGCAATGATAAAAACTTATCTCCCTATGCTTTTACAAAATCAAAAAATTTAGAATTGTTAGATAACTTAAAAAAATGGTTTAACTTTAAATTTGAAGTTATTTTCTTTTATAATGTTTATGGGCCAAGACAGATCAGAGTTGGTGATATGGCAACGGTAATTGGAATTTTTGAAAATCAATATTTAAATAAAAAGCCCTTAAGTATAGTAAGACCTGGAACACAAGGTAGAAGATTCACACATATTCAAGATACTATTAAAATTTGTTATACTGCCTTTAAAGCTAACAAATGTAAATATTATAGTATTAGCAACAATAAATCATATTCGATCATACAGGTTGCAAAAATGTTCAATAGTAAAATTACCTATTTAAAAGCTAGATCTGGTGAAAGATATGCTTCAGCATTAACTAAAATCTCACATAATAACAGAATTATTCAAAAATTTGGAAAAATACAATTGAAAGATTATATAAGTTCCTTTATTAACTCCCATTAA
- a CDS encoding glycosyltransferase family 2 protein: MLKKNEIKLSIIIPCYNEINTIKKIIKKVIYNLDQFDFNDYEIIIIDDCSNDGTSEILEQTNFAENIKVFSHKENLGKGAAVQTGIKNITGDILIIQDADLEYDPSDYEKLLRPFFEADADIVYGSRFIGGGKYVRIHFFWHYLANKIITFVCNMFTNLNLTDVETGYKLFKNSCLKNVELKEKSFSFEPEITIKLAKKKFKFFEVPITYNGRSYNEGKKIGLKDAFIAFKAIFIYSIKK, from the coding sequence ATGCTAAAAAAAAATGAAATTAAATTATCAATTATTATACCTTGTTATAATGAAATAAATACAATTAAAAAAATTATAAAGAAAGTAATCTATAACCTAGATCAATTTGACTTTAATGATTATGAAATTATAATTATCGATGATTGTTCAAATGATGGTACGTCAGAAATTTTAGAGCAAACTAATTTTGCAGAAAATATTAAAGTTTTTTCTCATAAAGAAAATTTGGGTAAGGGTGCGGCTGTACAAACAGGAATTAAAAATATAACTGGGGATATTTTAATTATTCAAGATGCTGATTTAGAGTATGATCCATCCGACTATGAAAAGCTGCTAAGACCTTTTTTTGAGGCTGATGCTGATATTGTTTATGGCTCGAGGTTCATTGGTGGTGGAAAATATGTCAGAATACATTTTTTTTGGCATTACTTAGCTAATAAAATTATTACTTTTGTTTGTAATATGTTTACTAATTTAAATTTAACTGATGTGGAGACTGGTTATAAATTATTTAAAAACTCCTGCTTAAAAAATGTTGAATTAAAAGAAAAATCATTTTCATTTGAGCCCGAGATAACAATAAAATTAGCTAAGAAAAAATTTAAATTTTTTGAAGTACCAATAACTTATAATGGTCGGTCATATAACGAGGGAAAAAAGATAGGCTTAAAAGATGCATTTATAGCTTTTAAAGCAATTTTTATCTATTCAATTAAAAAATAA
- a CDS encoding LIC_10190 family membrane protein yields MIIDIFFFSTLSILSLLCLAGLGALLSGYKNNFLLNIFSGYLVVSLLVTFFHFFFEVNFFILFFIFFTGIFFHIKNYDYSFKEIGKKYYCFILVFLILIPIFISQKYHEDFGYYHLPYAVNLISEKIIFGLGNLNDGFVHNSIWLNIFSLFYFQDDYSFMTLPTFLLYITFIIYSIDQIINQKRYNNSNYFLIICIFYFILKFTRISEFGNDIPALIYSILGVYFFLKYEEEENSKKKSFLFFTHVSFVAFAILIKFSIIPIITLTFFVFFRDFRILHKEIFRYNYLIIYLLIISFFFQQLIYTGCFIFPSNITCLDVSWFNSEFLNLRNKLELVNKSYSTAREFFTSDEYLKNFNWLPYWIKRNYLEIAEHFFTMLFPVIVFLFLLKKNFAKNHKKNVLKISIIFLIIGFYFWFSFSPVYRFGILYFLFFIFIITSKIYMQKIFSQKIFITLLILCLTFNFSKNLKRISEKNIITFGIDGVKNEYIEFNDNVVNEKVSVFRPNIEANNLAGNGWQGRLCWDIPFICSYNKIKVNLVNNYIIINSLK; encoded by the coding sequence ATGATAATTGATATATTCTTTTTTAGTACTTTGTCCATTTTATCTTTATTGTGCTTAGCAGGGTTAGGTGCTTTATTAAGCGGATATAAAAACAATTTTTTATTAAATATTTTTTCAGGTTATTTAGTTGTTAGTCTGTTAGTCACTTTTTTTCATTTTTTTTTTGAGGTTAATTTTTTCATTTTGTTTTTTATATTTTTCACTGGTATTTTTTTTCACATTAAAAATTATGATTATTCTTTTAAGGAAATAGGAAAAAAATATTATTGTTTTATTTTAGTTTTTTTAATTTTAATTCCAATTTTCATAAGTCAAAAATATCATGAGGATTTTGGATATTATCATTTGCCTTATGCCGTAAATCTTATAAGTGAAAAAATTATATTTGGACTTGGAAACCTAAATGATGGTTTTGTTCATAATTCGATTTGGCTAAATATTTTTTCATTATTTTATTTTCAAGATGATTACAGTTTTATGACTTTGCCAACTTTTTTACTTTACATCACATTTATTATTTATTCTATAGATCAAATTATTAATCAAAAAAGATATAATAATAGCAATTATTTTTTAATAATTTGTATTTTTTATTTTATATTGAAATTTACAAGAATTTCTGAATTTGGAAATGATATTCCAGCTCTAATTTATTCAATACTTGGTGTTTATTTCTTTTTAAAATACGAAGAGGAAGAAAATTCTAAAAAAAAATCTTTTCTTTTCTTTACTCATGTATCTTTCGTAGCTTTTGCTATACTTATAAAATTTAGCATAATACCAATTATTACCTTAACATTTTTCGTTTTTTTTAGAGATTTTAGAATTCTTCATAAAGAAATATTTAGATATAATTATCTAATTATTTATTTACTTATTATATCATTTTTTTTTCAACAATTAATTTATACTGGATGTTTTATATTTCCATCTAATATAACATGCTTAGATGTATCTTGGTTTAACAGTGAGTTTTTAAATTTACGTAATAAACTAGAATTAGTAAATAAATCTTATTCAACAGCACGAGAATTTTTTACAAGCGATGAATATCTAAAAAATTTTAATTGGCTGCCTTATTGGATTAAAAGAAATTATTTAGAAATTGCCGAACATTTTTTTACAATGTTGTTCCCTGTAATAGTTTTTTTATTCTTATTAAAAAAAAATTTTGCTAAAAATCATAAAAAAAATGTTTTAAAAATTTCAATAATTTTTCTTATAATAGGATTTTATTTTTGGTTTTCATTTTCACCAGTTTATAGATTTGGAATTCTTTATTTTCTCTTTTTTATTTTCATAATTACTTCTAAGATTTATATGCAAAAAATTTTTTCTCAAAAGATATTCATAACTTTATTAATATTGTGTTTAACTTTTAATTTTTCTAAAAATTTAAAAAGAATTAGTGAAAAAAATATTATCACTTTTGGTATCGATGGCGTTAAAAATGAATATATTGAATTTAATGATAATGTTGTAAATGAAAAAGTCTCAGTTTTTAGACCAAATATTGAAGCAAATAACTTAGCTGGTAATGGATGGCAAGGAAGATTATGTTGGGATATACCTTTTATATGTTCTTATAATAAAATTAAAGTTAACTTAGTAAATAATTATATTATTATTAATAGTTTAAAATAA
- a CDS encoding SDR family NAD(P)-dependent oxidoreductase, whose translation MIKTIIFGKRSSLTNSIIKKIKKFEVISSSNINFDNLKFDDSQKKNYIFNNFYPSFKLNTLSPTQYESFLNLSLVNLIKILSNLSIKNINKIIYTSSSSVYGIDEDLKHSSSDKYNRKIYSSFKYSSEKIIQNFCQNRKINFYIMRLFNTYGDTTDQFSFIEKLIHSKKNNLKLTLINNGVSLRDFINIDDVALIYKKFLEKKCDDGIYDIGTGQGKLIQNLVDFVNFDKKKLIKKNNSHEISNSIADITRLTKNIGNIKFKSLENYLMRNLRISKKKVFFSTKFNYSNVEYKGSVIYGAGFAGEKLFLRLKKKEKIIFFVDDDPKKQNNLFNNIPIISFDSLKQINRRKIIDKIYIAMPSLSNLEIDNLNIKLRKYFFDVRYLPEKKFLNNNYINLNDLKNDQLNLFLNRKPIYIDKIKGLKKKNILVTGAVGTIGFEICRQLIYQNAKNVVGIDKSEIGIYEKKDQIDKRFKLKLCDINDSTLINQIISKNKIDLIIHAAAYKHVNILEKNVHAAVVNNIIGTKTLCEVAVKKNIDLILISTDKAAQPKSVLGYSKKICEQIIHFYNKNSKKNYMNIVRFGNVFGSSGSAITKFIEQINNNEPLTITNKSATRFFMTILEACYLVIKTTSFKIRNKTFILNMGNPINIYELAQKLGEYKKNLDPEYEIKFIETGLKKNEKLHEKLHEKKEKLRKVNHNVFYVSNNNFSYHKFNKLFLNLEKNYKYYSSGKIINCLQEICKI comes from the coding sequence ATGATCAAAACAATCATATTTGGAAAAAGAAGTAGCCTAACAAATTCAATTATAAAAAAAATAAAAAAATTTGAGGTAATTTCATCGAGTAATATAAATTTTGATAATTTGAAATTTGATGATAGCCAAAAAAAAAATTACATATTTAATAATTTTTATCCTTCTTTTAAATTAAATACACTGAGCCCAACTCAATATGAAAGTTTTTTAAATTTAAGTTTAGTTAATTTGATAAAAATATTATCAAACTTGAGTATTAAAAATATCAATAAAATAATTTATACAAGCAGTTCATCTGTTTACGGTATAGATGAAGATCTAAAACATTCGAGTTCAGATAAATATAATAGAAAAATTTATTCATCTTTTAAATATTCATCTGAAAAAATAATTCAGAATTTTTGTCAAAATAGAAAAATTAACTTCTATATTATGCGATTATTCAATACATATGGTGATACCACAGATCAATTTTCATTTATTGAAAAATTGATACACTCCAAAAAAAACAATCTTAAATTAACCTTAATCAATAACGGTGTATCACTTCGAGATTTTATTAATATAGATGATGTTGCGTTGATATATAAAAAATTTTTAGAAAAAAAATGTGATGATGGTATATATGATATTGGTACTGGCCAAGGAAAATTAATCCAGAACTTGGTAGATTTTGTCAATTTTGACAAAAAAAAGTTAATCAAAAAAAATAATTCTCATGAAATTTCAAATTCTATTGCAGATATAACAAGACTAACAAAGAATATAGGCAATATTAAATTCAAATCTCTTGAAAATTATTTGATGCGAAATTTAAGAATTTCAAAAAAAAAAGTTTTTTTCTCAACAAAATTCAATTATTCGAATGTAGAATATAAAGGATCAGTGATTTATGGTGCGGGTTTTGCTGGAGAAAAATTATTTTTAAGACTTAAAAAAAAAGAAAAAATAATTTTTTTCGTAGATGATGATCCAAAAAAACAAAACAATCTATTTAATAATATACCCATAATTAGTTTTGATAGTTTAAAGCAAATCAATAGAAGAAAAATTATTGATAAGATCTATATTGCTATGCCTTCATTAAGTAATTTGGAAATTGATAATTTGAATATTAAGTTAAGGAAATATTTCTTTGATGTAAGATATTTACCTGAAAAAAAATTTTTAAATAATAATTACATAAATTTAAATGATTTAAAAAATGATCAACTGAATTTATTTTTAAATCGCAAGCCGATTTATATAGATAAGATAAAAGGACTTAAAAAAAAGAATATTCTAGTTACAGGGGCTGTTGGTACTATTGGTTTTGAAATTTGTAGACAATTAATATACCAGAATGCAAAAAATGTTGTTGGTATAGATAAATCTGAAATAGGAATTTACGAAAAAAAAGATCAAATTGATAAAAGATTCAAATTAAAGTTGTGTGATATAAACGATAGTACTTTAATTAATCAGATTATTTCAAAAAATAAGATTGATTTAATTATACATGCTGCTGCATATAAGCATGTTAATATTTTAGAGAAAAATGTGCATGCAGCTGTGGTTAATAACATAATTGGCACTAAGACTTTATGTGAAGTAGCAGTAAAAAAAAATATAGACTTAATCTTAATTTCTACTGACAAGGCTGCACAACCAAAATCAGTCTTAGGATATTCTAAAAAAATTTGTGAGCAAATTATTCATTTTTACAATAAAAATAGTAAAAAAAATTATATGAATATTGTGAGATTTGGAAATGTATTTGGTAGTTCGGGATCTGCAATAACCAAATTTATCGAACAAATTAATAATAATGAACCACTAACTATAACAAATAAATCTGCAACTAGATTTTTTATGACAATCTTAGAAGCTTGTTACTTAGTGATTAAAACCACATCCTTTAAGATTAGAAATAAAACATTCATTTTAAATATGGGAAATCCAATAAATATTTACGAATTAGCACAGAAGTTAGGTGAATATAAAAAAAATTTAGATCCTGAGTATGAAATAAAATTCATTGAAACAGGTTTAAAAAAAAATGAAAAACTTCATGAAAAACTTCATGAAAAAAAAGAAAAACTACGCAAAGTAAATCATAATGTATTTTACGTTAGTAATAATAATTTTTCTTACCATAAATTTAATAAACTTTTTCTAAACTTAGAGAAAAATTACAAGTATTATTCGAGCGGAAAAATTATAAATTGTTTACAAGAGATATGTAAAATTTAA
- a CDS encoding MraY family glycosyltransferase, which translates to MMTFFIILIAINILILKKYDSLAQKINLYDYPDKKLKTHKFKVPLLGGVILLINFFLIIFYILIFDTEILEFKISKRSCFSIIFMMMTFFLLGFFDDKYQIKPEKKFFLSIFISLMVLSLDKNLLINELKFTFYKDIIFLENFNYIFSTFCIIILINALNFYDGINGQSIIFFITNFVYLSIFSHISIIYILIVLILLLNLYLNLRNKLFMGDNGIYLFGSILIISIIYEYNYFQSINYADQIFFMLIIPGLDLLRVTIMRIFHGKNAFYGDRNHIHHLLINRYKLVITNFILSFLVIFPLFLFSFMKLNFFLVLFVITNIYIILILKLKTDDQNNHIWKKK; encoded by the coding sequence ATGATGACTTTTTTTATCATTCTAATAGCTATTAATATATTAATTTTAAAAAAATATGATTCTTTAGCTCAAAAAATTAATTTATATGATTATCCAGATAAAAAATTAAAGACTCATAAATTTAAAGTCCCACTACTTGGAGGAGTGATATTACTTATAAACTTTTTTTTAATAATCTTCTATATTTTAATTTTTGATACTGAAATTTTAGAATTCAAAATTTCTAAAAGAAGTTGTTTTTCAATAATTTTTATGATGATGACCTTTTTTCTATTAGGTTTTTTTGATGATAAATATCAAATTAAACCAGAAAAAAAATTTTTTTTAAGTATTTTTATTTCGTTGATGGTTTTATCTTTAGATAAAAATTTATTAATCAATGAATTAAAGTTTACATTTTATAAGGATATAATATTTCTTGAAAATTTTAATTATATATTTTCTACTTTTTGTATAATTATATTAATTAATGCATTAAATTTTTATGATGGCATTAATGGTCAGTCTATAATTTTTTTTATAACTAATTTTGTCTACTTATCAATTTTTTCTCACATATCTATTATATATATTTTGATAGTTTTGATATTGCTTCTTAATTTATACCTCAATCTAAGAAATAAGCTATTCATGGGTGATAATGGAATTTATTTATTTGGATCAATTTTGATAATATCAATCATCTACGAATATAATTACTTTCAGTCGATAAATTATGCTGATCAAATTTTCTTTATGCTCATAATTCCTGGATTAGACCTTTTAAGAGTCACAATTATGAGAATATTTCATGGTAAAAATGCTTTTTATGGCGATAGAAATCATATACATCATTTGCTGATTAATAGGTACAAACTAGTTATAACAAATTTTATATTATCGTTTTTAGTCATATTCCCACTATTTTTATTTTCTTTTATGAAATTAAATTTTTTTTTAGTTTTATTTGTAATAACAAATATATACATAATTTTAATTTTAAAATTAAAAACTGATGATCAAAACAATCATATTTGGAAAAAGAAGTAG